Proteins encoded in a region of the Zea mays cultivar B73 chromosome 4, Zm-B73-REFERENCE-NAM-5.0, whole genome shotgun sequence genome:
- the LOC100277749 gene encoding uncharacterized protein LOC100277749: protein MSPWPRQLSKSSEQKECKFKTKWLWKRSLLQCLFSKWMELSNWLLGRKVLSLFTAIKDGGAED, encoded by the exons ATGTCGCCGTGGCCAAGACAACTCAGCAAG AGCTCCGAGCAGAAGGAGTGTAAATTCAAGACGAAGTGGTTGTGGAAGAGGAGTTTGCTCCAGTGCCTATTCAGCAAGTGGATGGAGCTATCTAACTGGTTATTGGGTAGAAAGGTCTTAAGCCTCTTCACTGcaataaag GATGGCGGTGCCGAAGATTGA
- the LOC100277749 gene encoding uncharacterized protein isoform X1, giving the protein MSPWPRQLSKSSEQKECKFKTKWLWKRSLLQCLFSKWMELSNWLLGRKVLSLFTAIKVMRSTLCVREAGGRFQF; this is encoded by the exons ATGTCGCCGTGGCCAAGACAACTCAGCAAG AGCTCCGAGCAGAAGGAGTGTAAATTCAAGACGAAGTGGTTGTGGAAGAGGAGTTTGCTCCAGTGCCTATTCAGCAAGTGGATGGAGCTATCTAACTGGTTATTGGGTAGAAAGGTCTTAAGCCTCTTCACTGcaataaag gtgatgaggagTACTCTATGTGTTCGTGAGGCTGGAGGGCGCTTTCAGTTCTAG